One stretch of Bradyrhizobium canariense DNA includes these proteins:
- the leuB gene encoding 3-isopropylmalate dehydrogenase, with the protein MNNRSNMFKVAVVGGEGIGPEVTAQSHRVLKWFAANRGVPVTMREAQYGIIPYLATGKVLPEDTVEAMEEADAILWGATGGPETKEVPPAARKAGSLLSMRRKYDLYANLRPIVASPALADSAPLKAEVLRGVDFVIIRELTSGIYFGEPRGIETLADGQRRGFNTEQYTTNQIRRVARAAFELARTRKGKVCSVDKANVLETSVLWREEVIALHKQEFSDVELNHLYVDNAAMQIVREPRQFDVMVTGNIFGDILSDCAAMASGSLGMLPSASLGPVDKFGRRKALYEPVHGSAPDIAGKGIANPLGSILSVAMMLRLTLDRPDDADLLEKAVDTALANGARTADIAEAGATRLSTEQMGDAVLSALEKVAAKQKESV; encoded by the coding sequence ATGAATAATCGTTCCAACATGTTCAAGGTCGCCGTCGTCGGCGGCGAGGGTATCGGCCCCGAGGTGACGGCGCAGTCACATCGGGTGCTCAAATGGTTCGCCGCCAATCGCGGTGTGCCAGTGACGATGCGCGAGGCGCAATATGGCATCATTCCGTATCTGGCGACCGGCAAGGTGCTGCCGGAAGATACGGTCGAGGCGATGGAGGAAGCCGACGCCATCCTGTGGGGGGCGACCGGCGGTCCCGAGACCAAGGAAGTGCCACCGGCGGCGCGCAAGGCCGGAAGCCTGCTGTCGATGCGCCGCAAATACGATCTCTACGCGAACTTGCGCCCGATCGTTGCCAGTCCGGCGCTGGCGGACTCCGCGCCGCTGAAGGCCGAAGTGCTGAGGGGCGTCGATTTCGTCATCATCCGCGAACTCACCAGCGGCATCTATTTCGGCGAGCCGCGCGGCATCGAAACGCTTGCCGATGGCCAGCGCCGCGGTTTCAACACCGAGCAATACACCACCAATCAGATCCGTCGCGTCGCCCGCGCCGCGTTTGAGCTGGCACGCACGCGCAAGGGGAAAGTCTGCTCGGTCGACAAGGCGAACGTGCTGGAAACCAGCGTGCTGTGGCGCGAGGAGGTGATTGCGCTTCACAAGCAGGAGTTCTCCGACGTCGAGCTCAACCATCTCTATGTCGACAATGCCGCGATGCAGATCGTGCGCGAGCCGCGTCAGTTCGACGTGATGGTAACAGGCAATATCTTCGGCGACATCTTGTCCGATTGCGCGGCGATGGCGTCGGGCTCGCTCGGCATGCTGCCGTCGGCCTCGCTCGGCCCGGTCGATAAATTCGGCCGTCGCAAGGCGCTTTACGAGCCGGTCCACGGCAGCGCGCCTGACATCGCCGGCAAAGGCATCGCCAATCCGCTCGGCTCCATTCTCAGCGTCGCCATGATGTTGCGCCTGACGCTCGACCGGCCCGACGACGCGGACCTGCTGGAGAAGGCCGTCGACACGGCGTTGGCAAACGGCGCGCGCACAGCCGACATTGCGGAGGCCGGCGCCACAAGATTGTCGACCGAGCAGATGGGCGACGCCGTGCTCAGCGCGCTTGAAAAGGTCGCAGCCAAGCAAAAGGAATCGGTGTGA